One region of Flavobacterium pisciphilum genomic DNA includes:
- the tsf gene encoding translation elongation factor Ts: MATITAADVNKLRQVTGAGMMDCKKALVEAEGDFDKAIQNLREKGQKVAANRSDRESSEGAAVSFINADKTKGVIITLNCETDFVGKNEAFVTLAKELVEKAINFSSKEEFLASDFNGMTVAEKLIEQTGVIGEKIEIGGFEILEGAFVGSYVHVNKIAALTAISAPIPNAETLTKDISMQVASMGADTLSYKDFDPAFVASELAARIAVIEKENEEAKRLGKTLKNVPKYISFSQLTEEVLKQAEEDAKAELKAEGKPEQIWDKIIPGKVQRFISDNTTLDQEKALLDQNFIKDDSKKVGDYVKGFNVEITGFKRVALG; encoded by the coding sequence ATGGCAACAATTACTGCTGCAGACGTAAATAAATTAAGACAAGTTACAGGTGCCGGAATGATGGACTGTAAAAAAGCTTTAGTTGAAGCTGAAGGAGATTTCGATAAAGCTATACAAAACCTTAGAGAAAAAGGACAAAAAGTTGCTGCTAACCGTTCTGACCGTGAGTCTTCTGAAGGAGCTGCTGTTTCTTTTATTAATGCTGACAAAACTAAAGGAGTTATCATCACTTTAAACTGCGAAACAGATTTCGTAGGTAAAAATGAGGCTTTCGTAACTTTGGCTAAAGAATTAGTAGAAAAAGCGATCAACTTCTCTTCTAAAGAAGAATTCTTAGCTTCAGATTTCAACGGAATGACTGTTGCTGAAAAATTAATTGAGCAAACTGGAGTTATTGGTGAAAAAATCGAAATCGGTGGTTTTGAAATTTTAGAAGGTGCTTTCGTTGGATCTTACGTTCACGTAAACAAAATTGCTGCTTTAACTGCAATTTCTGCTCCAATTCCTAACGCTGAAACTTTAACTAAAGACATCTCTATGCAAGTTGCTTCTATGGGAGCTGATACATTATCTTACAAAGATTTTGATCCAGCTTTCGTTGCTTCTGAACTTGCTGCTCGTATTGCTGTAATCGAAAAAGAAAATGAAGAGGCAAAACGTTTAGGAAAAACTTTAAAAAATGTTCCTAAATATATTTCTTTCTCTCAATTAACTGAAGAAGTTTTAAAACAAGCTGAAGAAGATGCTAAAGCTGAATTAAAAGCTGAAGGTAAACCAGAACAAATTTGGGACAAAATTATTCCAGGAAAAGTTCAACGTTTCATCTCTGACAATACTACTTTAGATCAAGAGAAAGCTTTATTAGATCAAAACTTTATCAAAGATGATAGTAAAAAAGTTGGTGATTATGTTAAAGGATTCAACGTTGAAATTACAGGTTTCAAAAGAGTTGCTTTAGGATAA
- the rpsB gene encoding 30S ribosomal protein S2 — MANKIDVKELLEAGVHFGHMTRKWDPNMAPYIYMERNGIHIINLYKTAAKIEEANEALKKIAASGRKILFVATKKQAKDIVADKAKAANMPYITERWPGGMLTNFVTIRKAVKKMATIDKMKKDGTFMTLSKKERLQVDRLRAKLEKNLGSIADMSRLPAALFVVDIKAEHIAIKEAQKLNIPVFAMVDTNSDPREVEYVIPSNDDASKSIDKILSLVTAAIVEGLSDRGSDKEAEALLPATEEAAPAAEAVEAPAETKE, encoded by the coding sequence ATGGCAAACAAAATAGACGTAAAAGAATTACTAGAAGCAGGTGTTCACTTTGGACACATGACTAGAAAATGGGATCCAAACATGGCTCCTTACATTTATATGGAGCGTAATGGTATTCACATTATCAATCTATATAAAACTGCAGCAAAAATTGAAGAGGCTAATGAAGCTTTGAAAAAAATCGCTGCATCAGGTAGAAAAATATTATTCGTAGCTACCAAAAAACAAGCTAAAGACATCGTTGCTGATAAAGCAAAAGCTGCAAACATGCCTTACATCACTGAAAGATGGCCTGGTGGAATGCTAACTAACTTCGTAACTATCCGTAAAGCTGTTAAAAAAATGGCTACTATTGATAAAATGAAGAAAGACGGTACTTTCATGACACTTTCTAAGAAAGAGCGTTTACAAGTAGATCGTCTTCGTGCTAAACTAGAGAAAAACTTAGGTTCAATCGCAGACATGTCTAGACTACCTGCAGCATTGTTCGTAGTAGATATCAAAGCTGAACATATCGCAATAAAAGAAGCACAAAAATTAAACATTCCAGTTTTCGCAATGGTGGATACTAACTCTGATCCAAGAGAAGTAGAGTATGTTATCCCATCAAATGATGATGCTTCTAAATCAATTGATAAAATTTTATCTTTAGTTACTGCTGCTATCGTTGAAGGTCTTTCTGACAGAGGTTCTGACAAAGAGGCTGAAGCGTTATTACCTGCTACAGAAGAAGCGGCTCCTGCTGCTGAAGCTGTTGAGGCTCCTGCTGAAACAAAAGAATAA
- the rpsI gene encoding 30S ribosomal protein S9, which produces MGVIHKIGRRKTAVARVYVSEGTGKITVNKKEFATYFPTATLQYKVLQPMSMTENVNNFDVKVNVYGGGSTGQAEAVRMALARVMCEVNAENRAILKPEGLLTRDPRMVERKKFGQKKARKRFQFSKR; this is translated from the coding sequence ATGGGAGTTATTCACAAAATCGGTAGAAGAAAAACCGCTGTTGCACGTGTTTATGTTTCAGAAGGAACAGGAAAAATCACTGTAAACAAAAAAGAATTCGCAACCTATTTCCCAACTGCAACTTTGCAATACAAAGTTTTACAACCAATGTCTATGACAGAAAATGTAAACAACTTTGATGTAAAAGTAAACGTTTATGGAGGTGGTTCAACTGGTCAAGCAGAAGCTGTAAGAATGGCATTAGCACGTGTTATGTGTGAAGTAAATGCTGAAAACAGAGCTATCTTAAAACCAGAAGGTTTATTAACAAGAGATCCAAGAATGGTTGAACGTAAGAAATTCGGTCAGAAGAAAGCTCGTAAGAGATTCCAATTCTCTAAACGTTAA
- the rplM gene encoding 50S ribosomal protein L13: MDALSYKTVSTSKATVTKEWIVVDADGHNLGRLASKVAMILRGKYKPSYTPHVDCGDNVIVINSEKINLTGTKMDDKIYMRHTGYPGGQRTLTAKVLQAKNPALLVEKAVKGMLPKNKLGAELFRNLNVVVGSEHKQGAQKPRTVNLNDLK; the protein is encoded by the coding sequence ATGGACGCATTAAGCTACAAAACAGTTTCAACTAGCAAAGCCACTGTAACTAAAGAGTGGATTGTTGTAGATGCTGATGGTCATAACTTAGGTCGTCTTGCTTCAAAGGTTGCAATGATCTTAAGAGGTAAGTACAAGCCTAGTTACACACCACACGTTGACTGTGGAGATAACGTAATTGTTATCAACTCAGAAAAAATTAACCTTACAGGTACAAAAATGGATGACAAAATTTACATGCGTCATACAGGTTACCCAGGAGGACAAAGAACTTTAACTGCTAAAGTATTGCAAGCAAAAAACCCTGCATTATTAGTAGAAAAAGCAGTAAAAGGAATGTTACCTAAGAACAAATTAGGAGCTGAACTTTTCAGAAATTTAAATGTTGTTGTAGGATCTGAGCACAAACAAGGAGCTCAAAAACCTAGAACTGTTAACCTAAACGATCTTAAGTAA
- a CDS encoding ferritin-like domain-containing protein, which translates to MNILKFIETFADESAMRNTGSRRDSFTQFGNIGKTLAIASIPFGLSSLANKALAKDITATPATPIGALQFALTLEYLENEFYAMALDHGVIPASENGGRDLKVFQQIAAHESDHVKFLIAGLGGPASANFVPKPTFDFTVGGAFDPFNDYPTFLALAQAFEDTGVRAYKGQAGNLISTPDLLTAALQIHSVEARHASEVRRLRGLKGWITGNERGAGMPPATQASYDGEQVTIQAGYNTATLFGAAAGSEAYDEPLTTQQVVDIVNLFIV; encoded by the coding sequence ATGAATATATTAAAATTTATAGAAACCTTTGCAGACGAAAGCGCGATGAGAAACACAGGTTCAAGAAGAGATAGCTTTACACAATTTGGAAATATCGGAAAGACTTTGGCAATAGCCTCAATCCCATTCGGATTATCTTCATTAGCCAATAAAGCTTTGGCAAAAGATATAACTGCAACTCCAGCAACTCCTATAGGAGCATTGCAATTTGCATTAACATTAGAATATCTAGAAAATGAGTTTTATGCTATGGCATTAGATCATGGAGTTATTCCTGCATCTGAAAATGGAGGACGCGATTTAAAAGTTTTTCAACAAATTGCGGCTCACGAATCAGATCATGTTAAATTTTTAATTGCAGGATTAGGCGGACCAGCAAGTGCCAACTTTGTTCCAAAGCCTACTTTTGACTTTACTGTTGGTGGAGCTTTTGACCCATTTAACGACTATCCAACATTTCTAGCATTGGCACAAGCCTTTGAAGATACAGGAGTAAGAGCCTATAAAGGTCAAGCAGGAAATTTAATTTCGACACCCGATTTATTAACAGCAGCGCTACAAATACATTCGGTAGAAGCTCGTCATGCATCTGAAGTGCGACGATTGCGCGGACTTAAAGGGTGGATTACTGGAAACGAGAGAGGCGCAGGAATGCCACCAGCGACTCAAGCAAGTTATGATGGAGAACAGGTTACTATTCAAGCAGGATACAACACAGCAACACTATTTGGAGCTGCTGCTGGGTCTGAAGCATACGACGAACCACTTACAACGCAACAGGTTGTAGACATAGTAAATTTGTTTATTGTGTAA
- a CDS encoding ferritin-like domain-containing protein — MKNEVKIHEVNPLLNDRRSFLKISGLTLVTTGLLLAGCSHDDNEYMPVDDTSLPGIRNGVFDLGSGDFGILTYAYALEQLEADFYTKVVNASSFNSVFNDIEKQVLTDLYHHEVIHRDFFKVALTGALPNPSTQLLPSLAFNYGSMNFNSRAEVLATAKALEDTGVAAYNGAGKLIKSADYLLLAGKIVSVEARHASAIRSLINPNSADFAGDDIVNSTTGLDVAKDPSKILPIAGSFITTPFTAKYLP; from the coding sequence ATGAAAAACGAAGTTAAAATTCACGAAGTTAACCCCTTACTGAACGACAGAAGGAGTTTCCTTAAGATCAGTGGCCTAACGCTTGTTACCACTGGCTTACTTTTGGCAGGATGTAGTCACGACGATAATGAATATATGCCAGTTGATGACACTTCACTACCCGGAATTAGAAATGGTGTCTTCGACTTAGGTTCTGGAGATTTCGGTATACTAACATACGCATATGCCTTGGAACAATTAGAAGCTGACTTTTATACTAAAGTTGTAAATGCATCAAGCTTTAATTCAGTTTTTAATGACATTGAAAAACAAGTGCTTACCGACTTATACCATCACGAAGTAATTCATAGAGATTTTTTTAAAGTTGCTTTAACAGGAGCCCTTCCTAACCCAAGTACACAATTACTCCCTAGCTTAGCTTTTAATTATGGCTCCATGAACTTTAACAGCCGTGCAGAAGTACTCGCTACTGCCAAAGCTCTTGAAGACACAGGAGTAGCGGCATATAACGGTGCAGGAAAACTAATCAAGAGTGCTGACTATTTGTTATTAGCAGGGAAAATTGTTTCTGTAGAAGCAAGACATGCATCTGCAATTAGAAGTTTAATTAACCCAAATTCTGCAGATTTTGCGGGTGACGATATCGTAAATTCTACTACTGGATTGGATGTAGCTAAAGACCCATCTAAAATCTTACCTATTGCTGGTAGTTTTATAACAACTCCATTTACAGCCAAGTATTTACCTTAA
- a CDS encoding LacI family DNA-binding transcriptional regulator produces MKAKATLKQIAKELNVSVSTVSKALNDSPEISEQTKIKIKEYAKLKNYKPNVIGLNLKNRKTKTIGVIIPNILNSFFAKVFSGIEKVADKKGYNVITCISNESLEKEIHTLEMLSNGTIDGFILSVSEEAQKLQEYNHFKEIINDGTPIVMFDRIAEGVECDKVIVDDFDSALNSTQHLINLGCKNIALISSVDNLSVGKLRADGYLKALENNNIPVNENIILRTDSEEDMKSKIDAIFDNKIDAIFALDENDSVAALRVSLKKGYRVPEDISIIGFADGILASRRLSPSLTTISQHGIEIGEVAAKRLISRLEEKEGESSDYETIVIKTKLKERESSKKSK; encoded by the coding sequence ATGAAAGCTAAAGCAACTCTAAAACAAATCGCAAAAGAACTTAATGTTTCCGTGTCTACAGTTTCTAAGGCACTTAATGATAGTCCTGAAATTAGTGAACAGACTAAAATTAAAATTAAAGAGTATGCCAAACTAAAAAACTACAAGCCAAACGTTATCGGTTTGAATTTAAAAAACCGTAAAACAAAAACGATTGGGGTTATTATACCTAATATATTGAACTCATTTTTTGCTAAAGTTTTTAGTGGTATCGAAAAAGTAGCAGACAAAAAAGGATATAATGTAATTACATGTATTTCAAATGAATCTTTGGAGAAAGAGATTCATACTCTAGAAATGTTGAGTAATGGAACTATTGATGGTTTTATATTGTCAGTTTCTGAAGAGGCTCAAAAACTACAAGAATACAATCACTTTAAAGAGATTATAAATGATGGAACGCCAATTGTAATGTTTGATAGAATTGCAGAGGGGGTAGAATGTGACAAAGTGATAGTTGATGATTTTGACTCAGCTTTAAACTCAACACAGCATTTAATTAATTTAGGGTGCAAAAATATAGCCTTGATTTCATCTGTAGATAATTTAAGTGTTGGGAAATTGAGAGCAGATGGATATTTGAAAGCTTTGGAAAATAATAATATTCCAGTAAATGAAAATATTATTCTTCGTACCGATTCTGAAGAGGATATGAAAAGTAAAATCGACGCTATTTTTGATAATAAAATTGATGCTATTTTTGCTTTAGATGAAAATGATTCGGTTGCGGCTTTAAGAGTTAGTTTGAAGAAAGGATACAGAGTTCCAGAAGATATATCGATAATAGGTTTTGCAGACGGAATTTTGGCTTCGAGACGTTTGTCGCCAAGTCTGACTACAATAAGTCAGCACGGAATAGAAATTGGGGAAGTAGCTGCCAAACGATTAATCTCAAGATTAGAAGAAAAAGAAGGCGAGAGTAGCGATTACGAAACCATCGTAATTAAAACCAAATTAAAAGAAAGAGAGTCAAGTAAAAAATCTAAATAA